In Phycisphaeraceae bacterium, one DNA window encodes the following:
- a CDS encoding NTP transferase domain-containing protein, whose amino-acid sequence MPHSATHHASPSAIIMAAGKGTRMKSDLPKVMHPVAGRPMVEWVIDAALEAGAAPVVLVIGHGAELVRSTINRRGGRVEFVVQEPQLGTGHAVDQARPLVEAGRLGSETLVLAGDGPLIRAETLRTLLEAHRARRAVATLATSQVADPTGYGRIVRRADGSLDRIVEERDASPEIKRIREINPSYYCFDTAQLYSALSRVTNTNAAREYYLTDVFALLGADGGTVAVVDAVPAEDVLSINTPEQRDEVEALLSARLLTIDGGASRPHLEGRP is encoded by the coding sequence TTGCCACACTCCGCCACCCATCACGCATCGCCCTCCGCCATCATCATGGCCGCCGGCAAGGGCACTCGAATGAAGAGCGACCTGCCGAAGGTCATGCATCCGGTTGCCGGGCGCCCGATGGTCGAATGGGTCATCGATGCCGCACTCGAAGCGGGTGCCGCGCCGGTCGTCCTCGTGATCGGTCATGGCGCCGAGCTGGTGCGATCGACCATCAATCGGCGCGGGGGTCGCGTCGAGTTCGTCGTGCAGGAGCCGCAACTGGGCACCGGTCACGCGGTGGATCAGGCCCGTCCGTTGGTCGAGGCGGGTCGGCTCGGCTCGGAGACGCTGGTGCTGGCCGGCGACGGCCCGCTCATCCGCGCGGAGACGCTTCGCACGCTGCTTGAAGCCCATCGAGCTCGCCGAGCCGTGGCGACGCTGGCCACGAGCCAGGTGGCCGATCCGACGGGATATGGGCGCATCGTGCGCCGCGCCGACGGAAGTCTCGACCGTATCGTCGAAGAGCGCGACGCGAGCCCCGAGATCAAGCGGATCCGGGAGATCAACCCAAGCTACTACTGCTTCGATACGGCGCAGCTCTACTCCGCCCTTTCGCGCGTGACCAACACCAATGCCGCGCGTGAGTACTACCTGACCGATGTCTTTGCCCTTCTCGGCGCCGACGGCGGTACGGTCGCGGTCGTCGACGCAGTCCCCGCCGAAGATGTCCTGAGCATCAACACGCCCGAGCAGCGCGACGAGGTCGAAGCGCTCCTCAGCGCTCGCCTCCTGACGATCGACGGTGGCGCTTCGCGTCCGCACCTGGAGGGTCGCCCATGA
- a CDS encoding ribose-phosphate pyrophosphokinase, which produces MSASDRDSLKIFAGSTGQALAEAMCRHLELPLGAAETKRFPDGELLVKLDEDVRGRDCFVVQSTSDPVNDSLVELLIFIDCLRRASAKRITVVMPYFGYARQDRKDEGRVPITAKLVANLISAAGAHRVLCMDLHAAQIQGFFDLPVDHLAAAPVLSDYFIHNRERFGRCVVVSPDVGNAKVANMYADILGVDLAIIDKRRKSGSQVVIKGLIGEVEGCAVLMFDDMISTAGTVCEAAQVVMDAGAVGVHVACTHALMVGPAIERLRSGPIGQVVVTDTIPIGTRLEKLGSKLVTLTVAPLLGEAVHRIHHNESVSALFRNGVGVKR; this is translated from the coding sequence ATGAGCGCCAGCGATCGGGATTCTCTCAAGATCTTCGCGGGCTCCACCGGTCAGGCCCTGGCCGAGGCGATGTGCCGTCATCTCGAACTTCCGCTTGGTGCTGCGGAGACGAAGCGATTCCCCGACGGCGAACTGCTCGTCAAGCTCGACGAAGATGTCCGAGGGCGCGACTGCTTCGTGGTGCAATCGACCTCCGATCCGGTGAACGACAGCCTGGTCGAGCTGCTCATCTTCATCGACTGCCTGCGCCGCGCGAGTGCGAAGCGCATCACCGTGGTCATGCCCTACTTCGGCTATGCCCGGCAGGATCGCAAGGACGAAGGCCGCGTGCCGATCACGGCGAAGCTCGTGGCGAACCTCATCTCGGCTGCCGGCGCGCATCGCGTGCTCTGCATGGATCTGCATGCGGCCCAGATTCAGGGCTTCTTCGACCTCCCGGTTGATCACCTCGCCGCCGCGCCGGTCCTGAGCGACTACTTCATTCACAATCGCGAGCGATTCGGCCGCTGCGTCGTCGTCTCCCCCGATGTCGGCAACGCCAAGGTCGCCAACATGTACGCCGACATCCTCGGCGTCGATCTCGCCATCATCGACAAGCGCCGCAAGAGCGGTTCGCAGGTGGTCATCAAGGGACTCATCGGCGAGGTCGAAGGCTGCGCGGTCCTGATGTTCGACGACATGATTTCGACCGCGGGCACCGTCTGCGAGGCCGCGCAGGTGGTGATGGATGCCGGCGCCGTCGGTGTGCATGTCGCCTGTACCCACGCGCTCATGGTCGGCCCGGCCATCGAGCGCCTGCGCTCGGGCCCCATCGGTCAGGTCGTCGTGACCGACACCATTCCCATCGGGACGAGGCTGGAGAAACTCGGCAGCAAGCTCGTCACGCTCACGGTCGCCCCGCTTCTCGGCGAGGCCGTGCATCGCATCCATCACAACGAATCCGTTTCAGCGCTCTTCCGCAATGGCGTGGGGGTCAAGCGCTGA
- a CDS encoding 50S ribosomal protein L25 yields the protein MSKDTPTLTAQRRDRLGTRYARRLRQGGRLPAVIYGHKTDPLAVSLDEKEVLTSLKRGAHVLNIAIEGGATETCLVKELQFGYLGDNVVHLDLARVDLDEVVEVKVHLNFFGQPESARRPGAVMVHDLNEIEVRCKVRDIPEGIRVDLSAMDEDFAARDVKLPAGVELVTPADTLVSHVEIVKEEVAASPEAAGAEAAAEPEVLTARKDKEGEGEAKPKS from the coding sequence ATGTCCAAGGACACCCCCACCCTCACCGCTCAGCGACGCGATCGCCTGGGCACCCGCTACGCCCGACGCCTTCGTCAGGGCGGTCGCCTCCCCGCCGTCATCTACGGACACAAGACCGATCCTCTCGCCGTGAGCCTCGACGAGAAGGAGGTCCTCACCTCGCTCAAGCGCGGCGCGCATGTGCTGAACATCGCCATCGAAGGCGGCGCCACCGAGACCTGCCTGGTGAAGGAGCTTCAGTTCGGCTACCTCGGTGACAATGTCGTGCATCTCGACCTCGCCCGCGTCGATCTCGACGAAGTCGTGGAGGTCAAGGTGCACCTCAACTTCTTCGGGCAGCCCGAGTCGGCTCGCCGTCCCGGCGCCGTCATGGTGCACGACCTGAACGAGATCGAAGTGCGCTGCAAGGTGCGCGACATTCCCGAGGGCATCCGAGTGGATCTCTCGGCGATGGATGAGGACTTCGCGGCGCGCGATGTGAAGCTGCCCGCCGGCGTCGAACTCGTGACGCCAGCCGACACCCTGGTGAGCCATGTTGAGATCGTCAAGGAGGAGGTCGCCGCATCGCCCGAGGCGGCAGGCGCCGAAGCCGCCGCCGAGCCCGAAGTGCTCACGGCCCGCAAGGACAAGGAAGGCGAAGGCGAGGCGAAGCCGAAGTCATGA
- the pth gene encoding aminoacyl-tRNA hydrolase, with translation MKLIVGLGNPGPAYERTRHNVGFEVVDRVARRLVDPQRSVAKARFSGLLLEADLDDERLLLLKPTVFMNRSGRSVAEAVRFHKLDLAKDLLVIVDDLALPCGSIRLRPDGGAGGHNGLSDIGAALGGFNWARLRIGIDPPGQIPQADYVLGRFRPDQLPAVESSIEESVAASLCWATEGLETAMNRFNRRSNAPGTSDPTPKA, from the coding sequence ATGAAGTTGATCGTCGGTCTCGGCAATCCCGGCCCCGCCTACGAGCGGACCCGACACAATGTCGGGTTCGAGGTGGTGGACCGCGTGGCGCGCCGTCTCGTCGACCCGCAGCGGTCGGTGGCGAAGGCCCGCTTCTCCGGGTTGCTGCTCGAAGCCGACCTCGACGACGAGCGCCTTCTCCTGCTCAAGCCCACCGTCTTCATGAATCGCTCCGGAAGGAGCGTGGCCGAGGCCGTGCGCTTTCACAAGCTCGATCTGGCGAAGGACCTGCTCGTGATCGTGGACGACCTGGCGCTCCCCTGTGGGAGCATTCGGCTTCGTCCCGATGGAGGCGCCGGCGGACACAACGGCCTCTCCGACATCGGCGCCGCGCTCGGAGGATTCAACTGGGCGCGGCTTCGAATCGGCATCGATCCTCCCGGTCAGATTCCCCAGGCCGACTATGTCCTCGGCCGCTTCCGTCCCGATCAGCTCCCCGCGGTGGAGTCGTCAATCGAAGAGTCCGTGGCCGCCAGCCTCTGCTGGGCCACTGAAGGACTCGAGACCGCCATGAATCGTTTCAATCGTCGCTCGAATGCTCCCGGCACGAGCGACCCAACCCCAAAGGCATGA
- the rpsF gene encoding 30S ribosomal protein S6 — MSETRVHNYEAFVLFPQSAAADLQGCVDHVTEIIANRKAELLSIAKWDERRLAYDIRSNKRGLYLLAYFRCDTKLVNQVERDFTLSERILRALVTRCEHLTEEQMRNAEAMQRTQDEARLRRDPVATAPEGVTTEETTSA; from the coding sequence ATGTCAGAGACCCGAGTTCACAACTACGAAGCGTTCGTCCTCTTCCCCCAGTCGGCGGCCGCCGATCTCCAGGGATGCGTCGATCATGTCACCGAGATCATCGCCAACCGCAAGGCGGAGCTGCTCAGCATCGCCAAGTGGGATGAGCGCCGACTCGCCTATGACATTCGAAGCAACAAGCGAGGCCTCTACCTGCTGGCCTACTTCCGCTGCGACACAAAGCTCGTCAATCAGGTTGAGCGCGACTTCACCCTCTCGGAGCGCATCCTTCGGGCCCTCGTGACCCGCTGCGAGCACCTCACCGAGGAGCAGATGCGCAACGCCGAGGCGATGCAGCGCACCCAGGATGAGGCCCGACTGCGCCGCGATCCGGTCGCGACGGCCCCCGAGGGCGTCACGACCGAGGAGACGACGAGCGCCTGA
- the ssb gene encoding single-stranded DNA-binding protein → MANFNKVILLGNLTRDVEVKSIAGGQSVAKIGLAMNRRYRTKEGDEREETTFVDCEAWGRTAEVMGQYLRKGQPVFIEGRLKLDQWEDKDGNKRSQLRVVVENFQFVGARENGGRDGGSRRADDGGRDRSNSPSYEAAHVAPPESDVPF, encoded by the coding sequence ATGGCGAACTTCAACAAGGTCATTCTGCTGGGCAACCTCACTCGTGATGTGGAGGTCAAGTCGATTGCCGGGGGGCAGTCGGTCGCGAAGATCGGACTCGCCATGAATCGCCGCTATCGCACGAAGGAAGGCGATGAGCGCGAGGAGACCACCTTCGTCGATTGTGAGGCGTGGGGTCGGACGGCCGAGGTCATGGGCCAGTACCTCCGCAAGGGTCAGCCGGTCTTCATCGAGGGCCGTCTCAAGCTCGACCAGTGGGAGGACAAGGATGGCAACAAGCGCTCCCAGCTCAGGGTGGTGGTCGAGAACTTCCAGTTCGTCGGCGCCCGCGAGAACGGTGGGCGCGATGGGGGTTCCCGTCGTGCCGACGATGGCGGCCGCGATCGCTCCAATTCGCCCTCGTATGAAGCGGCGCATGTCGCGCCACCCGAGTCCGATGTCCCCTTCTGA
- the rplI gene encoding 50S ribosomal protein L9, which produces MNKSRIELLLNRNVENLGIVGDVVKVKPGFARNYLLPHRIAEHPTPEKIEALKEARAKAQAELARLRSERVALIERIDSVTIKLVRSCNDQGLLYGAVSQRDIADQLVADGYGVDTRAVRLASPIRRIGTYHCVIQFDRDLRAEIHIDVLPDRAIEAFTQQQSATTEATEEAPKDGASDEGEQGDSAPGRKGPADTEAAGGKGGKARKGETPAREGR; this is translated from the coding sequence ATGAACAAGTCGCGCATCGAGCTGCTGCTCAATCGAAATGTCGAGAACCTCGGCATCGTCGGTGATGTCGTCAAGGTGAAGCCAGGCTTCGCCCGCAACTATCTCCTCCCCCATCGCATCGCCGAGCACCCGACCCCTGAGAAGATCGAGGCTCTCAAGGAGGCCCGCGCCAAGGCACAGGCTGAACTCGCGCGGCTCCGCTCCGAGCGCGTCGCACTCATTGAGCGGATCGACTCGGTCACCATCAAGCTCGTCCGAAGCTGCAACGACCAGGGCCTGCTCTACGGGGCCGTCAGTCAGCGTGACATCGCCGACCAGCTCGTGGCCGACGGGTACGGCGTCGACACTCGCGCCGTCCGTCTCGCGAGCCCCATTCGGCGGATCGGCACCTATCACTGCGTCATCCAGTTCGATCGCGATCTCCGCGCCGAGATTCACATCGATGTGCTCCCCGACCGCGCGATCGAGGCATTCACCCAGCAGCAGAGCGCGACCACCGAAGCAACAGAAGAAGCTCCGAAGGATGGCGCTTCCGATGAGGGCGAGCAGGGCGACTCCGCCCCAGGCCGTAAGGGCCCGGCCGACACCGAGGCCGCAGGTGGCAAGGGCGGCAAGGCACGAAAAGGCGAGACTCCGGCCCGCGAAGGCCGATGA
- the mfd gene encoding transcription-repair coupling factor, with protein MTPWFERLGSDPALAAIGDRAAKGGVFTVRGVGGSSTTVVAAWLARQGRATVLLVAAHLDEAAEMADEITDLGVVAELFPAIESLPGEGGSALDLVAVRLRLADRLLAERRGSAPRDATPRVIVAPMAALMQGIPDGDHLGQVLRRLRAGDVAPPRALIEWLSDGGYRRGEAIEQAGDFAVRGGIIDVFPAGGGVPVRLDYFGDTIERIHEVDPATQASDRQLDEALLISAGADSMQRDAGRIPLMDLLPEGSVAVIAEVAEVTEQGRGYWERIHDSRGVFAPPAVFQSLARRCRAVVDINGFSVGVRSADLALPVRPLPAFPEQVAAAFAELGAMAREMDIALLCDSEGELARSRELLAAHGGSGVARVTLERRHLHRGFIWGDPDPVIAVVPQHELLHRWTPRRRTAAAPSLAGGRSRDAFLHFAPGDFVVHRDHGIARYAGLSTLPEARGGTDEEFLTLEFDGGGRLHVPAARVDLVQKYIGAGGAKPRLSTLGGRRWRSQKERVGEALVDLAAELLRVQAVREATQGVRYPDDTEWQREFEAAFPWEETPDQLSAIQATKRDMARSRPMDRLICGDVGFGKTEVAIRAAFKAVEFGKQVAVLVPTTVLAEQHERTFAERFRGFPFRVESVSRFKSPAEQREVLEATAAGQVDVLVGTHRLLSADVRFHDLGLVIVDEEQRFGVEHKQRLLELRVTCDVLTLSATPIPRTLHMALLGLRDISSLTTPPPDRRAVVTEVIPWNGRRIQQAIRRELAREGQVFFVHNRVRSIERVADGIRTLVPEARLIVGHGQMSPSDLEEVMLRFMRREADVLISTTIIESGIDIPSANTMFIDDASIYGLADLHQLRGRVGRSSHRAYCYLLLDPEKVLKPEALRRVKAIEDYSMLGAGFKIAMRDLEIRGAGNLLGAEQSGHIAAVGYEMYCQLLEDAVATLARKPRPRPAEVKVEIGLLGAIPRGYIPSDHRRLEAYRRVALAESVEALERVARDLESAYGALPERAKVLIDLAELRLLALAAGVRSIVRREQDIVVSSERPEALKEAMAGVRGRVSVIAPAPAAPEPAPVLPFMQAETSPSPAAGEKKANTSAAEERASLAEVYWRPEPAAREGATLLAILRKRLRAAAPIAASTTQDDRVRP; from the coding sequence ATGACTCCATGGTTCGAACGACTCGGTTCGGATCCGGCGCTCGCGGCCATCGGCGACCGAGCGGCGAAGGGTGGAGTGTTCACCGTGCGAGGGGTGGGTGGGAGCAGCACCACGGTGGTGGCGGCGTGGCTCGCGCGGCAGGGGCGAGCGACGGTGCTGCTGGTCGCGGCCCACCTCGATGAAGCGGCGGAGATGGCCGATGAGATCACCGATCTCGGTGTGGTCGCGGAGCTCTTTCCCGCCATCGAGTCGCTGCCAGGTGAGGGGGGGAGCGCCCTTGATCTCGTTGCCGTGCGTCTTCGTCTCGCGGATCGCCTGCTTGCGGAGCGGCGCGGTTCGGCACCACGCGATGCAACGCCGCGCGTGATCGTGGCGCCGATGGCGGCCCTCATGCAGGGCATTCCCGACGGCGACCATCTCGGGCAGGTTCTTCGTCGACTTCGTGCAGGCGATGTCGCCCCTCCGCGAGCGCTCATCGAGTGGCTCTCCGATGGTGGCTATCGGCGAGGCGAGGCGATCGAGCAGGCCGGTGACTTCGCGGTGCGCGGGGGCATCATCGATGTCTTTCCCGCTGGCGGCGGCGTGCCCGTGCGACTCGACTACTTCGGTGACACCATCGAGCGCATTCATGAGGTCGATCCGGCGACGCAGGCGAGCGACCGTCAACTGGATGAGGCGCTCCTGATCAGTGCGGGCGCCGACTCCATGCAGCGCGATGCCGGGCGGATTCCGCTGATGGACCTGCTCCCCGAGGGCAGCGTGGCTGTGATTGCCGAAGTGGCCGAGGTGACCGAGCAGGGGCGAGGCTACTGGGAGCGCATTCACGATTCGCGCGGCGTCTTCGCGCCCCCGGCGGTCTTCCAATCGCTTGCGCGCCGCTGCCGAGCGGTGGTTGACATCAACGGCTTCTCTGTCGGCGTGCGGAGCGCCGACCTCGCGCTGCCCGTGAGGCCGCTTCCCGCCTTTCCCGAGCAGGTGGCGGCTGCATTCGCCGAACTCGGTGCGATGGCCAGGGAGATGGACATCGCGCTCCTCTGTGACTCCGAGGGCGAACTCGCCCGCTCCCGCGAACTGCTGGCGGCGCATGGTGGTTCGGGTGTGGCGCGCGTCACGCTTGAGCGCCGCCACCTGCATCGCGGCTTCATCTGGGGTGACCCCGATCCGGTGATCGCGGTCGTGCCGCAGCACGAGCTTCTCCATCGCTGGACGCCGCGACGACGAACGGCGGCAGCCCCGAGCCTGGCGGGCGGGCGCTCGCGCGACGCCTTCCTTCACTTCGCTCCTGGCGACTTCGTGGTGCACCGCGATCACGGGATCGCGCGCTACGCCGGTCTCTCGACGCTGCCCGAAGCGCGCGGCGGCACCGACGAGGAGTTTCTCACGCTTGAGTTCGATGGCGGTGGTCGCCTGCATGTCCCGGCAGCGCGCGTCGACCTCGTGCAGAAGTACATCGGCGCCGGTGGCGCGAAGCCGCGCCTTTCGACGCTTGGAGGTCGGCGCTGGAGAAGCCAGAAGGAGCGGGTGGGTGAGGCGCTCGTCGATCTCGCCGCGGAGCTGCTCCGGGTCCAGGCCGTTCGCGAGGCGACGCAGGGGGTGCGCTATCCCGACGACACCGAGTGGCAGCGTGAGTTCGAGGCGGCCTTTCCCTGGGAGGAGACGCCCGATCAGCTCTCGGCGATTCAGGCGACGAAACGCGACATGGCGAGGTCGCGTCCGATGGATCGGCTGATCTGCGGTGATGTCGGCTTCGGCAAGACTGAGGTGGCGATCCGTGCCGCCTTCAAGGCGGTTGAGTTCGGCAAGCAGGTGGCGGTGCTGGTTCCCACGACGGTGCTCGCCGAGCAGCATGAACGAACCTTCGCCGAGCGCTTTCGCGGCTTTCCCTTCCGCGTCGAGAGCGTGAGCCGCTTCAAGAGCCCGGCGGAGCAGCGCGAAGTGCTCGAGGCGACCGCCGCCGGGCAGGTCGATGTGCTGGTCGGGACGCATCGCCTGCTCTCGGCCGATGTGCGCTTCCACGACCTCGGGCTGGTCATCGTCGATGAAGAGCAGCGCTTCGGTGTGGAGCACAAGCAGAGACTTCTCGAGCTACGCGTGACCTGTGATGTGCTCACCCTGAGCGCCACACCGATCCCGCGCACGCTGCACATGGCGCTTCTGGGATTGCGCGACATCAGCTCACTGACGACGCCCCCTCCCGATCGCCGTGCAGTCGTCACCGAGGTCATTCCATGGAACGGGCGGCGCATTCAGCAGGCGATCCGGCGCGAGCTGGCGCGCGAGGGGCAGGTCTTCTTCGTGCACAACCGGGTGCGATCGATCGAGCGCGTGGCTGACGGGATCCGCACGCTCGTACCCGAAGCGCGCCTGATTGTCGGGCATGGACAGATGAGCCCGTCAGACCTCGAGGAGGTCATGCTGCGCTTCATGCGCCGCGAGGCCGATGTGCTGATCTCGACCACGATCATTGAGAGCGGCATCGACATCCCCAGCGCGAACACGATGTTCATCGATGACGCCTCGATCTACGGCCTTGCTGATCTCCACCAGCTTCGCGGCCGAGTCGGTCGAAGCAGCCATCGCGCCTACTGCTACCTGCTGCTCGACCCTGAGAAGGTGCTGAAACCGGAGGCGCTGCGGCGCGTGAAGGCCATCGAGGACTACTCGATGCTCGGTGCGGGTTTCAAGATTGCGATGCGGGACCTCGAGATCCGCGGAGCGGGCAACCTGCTCGGGGCCGAACAGAGCGGCCACATCGCCGCCGTCGGCTATGAGATGTACTGCCAGCTCCTCGAGGATGCGGTGGCGACGCTCGCGCGGAAGCCCCGTCCGAGGCCCGCCGAGGTCAAGGTCGAGATCGGGTTGCTCGGCGCGATTCCGCGCGGCTACATTCCCAGCGATCATCGGCGCCTCGAGGCCTATCGGCGCGTGGCGCTCGCGGAGAGCGTCGAGGCGCTTGAGCGGGTTGCGCGGGATCTCGAGAGCGCGTATGGCGCCCTGCCGGAGCGAGCGAAGGTTCTCATCGATCTCGCGGAGCTTCGCCTGCTGGCACTGGCGGCGGGGGTGCGTTCAATCGTCCGCCGGGAGCAGGACATCGTGGTGTCGAGCGAGCGGCCCGAGGCGCTGAAGGAGGCGATGGCTGGTGTGCGAGGCCGAGTGAGCGTGATCGCGCCGGCGCCCGCGGCTCCGGAACCAGCGCCGGTGCTGCCATTCATGCAGGCTGAGACCTCGCCCTCGCCCGCCGCGGGTGAGAAGAAGGCGAACACGAGTGCCGCGGAAGAGCGTGCTTCGCTCGCCGAGGTCTATTGGCGCCCCGAGCCTGCAGCGCGCGAAGGGGCCACGCTGCTGGCGATCCTGCGCAAGCGCCTGCGTGCTGCGGCGCCGATTGCGGCGTCGACGACGCAAGACGATCGGGTTCGGCCGTAA
- a CDS encoding helix-hairpin-helix domain-containing protein → MSADRGAPSIGGCHDSSRFARRGRAVLLLAISLLGVLAWRGAIWSERTLPRRDGVEAHEHPDRWLVDVNLASAAELTLLPGVGPTLARRIIESREREGPLASVEEIERVSGIGPRLRERIRPWLRDLTSGS, encoded by the coding sequence GTGAGTGCAGATCGAGGGGCGCCGTCGATCGGCGGATGCCATGACTCCAGTCGCTTCGCTCGTCGTGGACGCGCGGTGCTGCTGCTTGCCATCAGCCTCCTCGGCGTGCTCGCGTGGCGTGGCGCCATCTGGAGTGAGCGCACGCTGCCTCGTCGAGACGGTGTCGAGGCGCATGAACACCCCGATCGATGGCTCGTCGATGTGAACCTCGCCTCGGCCGCCGAGCTCACGCTTCTACCGGGCGTCGGACCGACCCTTGCGCGACGGATCATCGAGTCGCGTGAGCGCGAAGGGCCCTTGGCGAGCGTGGAGGAGATCGAGCGCGTCTCCGGCATCGGCCCGCGACTGCGCGAGCGAATCAGGCCCTGGCTGCGAGATCTGACGAGCGGCTCATGA
- a CDS encoding phosphoribosylaminoimidazolesuccinocarboxamide synthase, with amino-acid sequence MHAAVDDALFRTTLPLPGRREGKVRDIYELPRRSGEAPRLLIVATDRISAFDVIMPTPIPGKGRLLTRLSLFWFRFLRARGGIPDHLLGDDVSEIPGVESAMRAALAGRSMICRAARVVPIECVVRGYLAGSGWSAYRREGRICGVPLPAGLQLADRLNAPIFTPATKATDGHDENISFEQAADTVGGKVMEQLRKWSIDLYRAAANHAASRGIILADTKFEFGFEIDADGQPSDRLMLIDEVLTPDSSRYWPADRWTPGREPPSFDKQFLRAWLLELETKGLWARTPPGPDLPREVVQGTLERYREALERLTTSA; translated from the coding sequence ATGCACGCGGCCGTCGACGACGCTCTCTTCCGAACCACGCTGCCGCTTCCCGGACGGCGCGAAGGCAAGGTGCGCGACATCTACGAACTTCCCCGCCGCAGCGGCGAGGCGCCGCGCCTGCTCATCGTCGCGACCGATCGAATCAGCGCCTTCGATGTCATCATGCCGACCCCCATTCCCGGAAAGGGTCGTCTTCTCACGCGCCTCTCTCTCTTCTGGTTCCGTTTTCTCCGGGCGCGCGGCGGGATTCCCGACCATCTTCTGGGCGACGATGTCTCGGAGATTCCCGGAGTCGAATCCGCCATGCGAGCGGCCCTCGCCGGCAGGTCGATGATCTGCCGTGCGGCCCGTGTCGTGCCGATCGAGTGCGTGGTGCGCGGCTATCTCGCGGGCAGCGGCTGGAGCGCCTATCGCCGGGAGGGCCGCATCTGCGGCGTTCCCCTGCCCGCGGGACTTCAACTCGCCGATCGCCTCAACGCACCGATCTTCACCCCGGCCACGAAGGCGACCGACGGGCACGATGAGAACATCTCCTTCGAGCAGGCCGCCGACACCGTGGGCGGCAAGGTGATGGAACAGCTTCGAAAATGGTCCATCGATCTCTATCGCGCCGCTGCGAATCACGCGGCGTCACGAGGCATCATTCTCGCCGACACCAAGTTCGAGTTCGGATTCGAGATCGATGCCGATGGCCAGCCGAGCGACCGGCTCATGCTCATCGACGAGGTGCTCACGCCCGATTCGAGCCGCTACTGGCCCGCCGACCGCTGGACTCCGGGGCGCGAGCCTCCCTCCTTCGACAAGCAGTTCCTTCGCGCATGGCTCCTTGAACTTGAAACGAAGGGCCTTTGGGCGCGCACGCCACCCGGCCCGGACCTTCCCCGCGAGGTGGTGCAAGGAACACTTGAGCGCTATCGCGAGGCTCTCGAGCGACTCACGACCAGCGCGTGA